A stretch of the Vigna radiata var. radiata cultivar VC1973A chromosome 7, Vradiata_ver6, whole genome shotgun sequence genome encodes the following:
- the LOC106769152 gene encoding 3-ketoacyl-CoA synthase 11 isoform X1: MASYQTNVDSSFEQGKMTDSRQGTASMGSSSRSLPDFKKSIKLKYVKLGYHYLITHGMYLCLTPLVLLIAAQLSTFSLQDFYDIWEHLQYNLISVVLCSTLLVFLSTLYFLTRPRPVYLVNFSCYKPEESRQCTKRKFIDHSRSTGSFTEENLEFQRKILERSGLGETTYLPEALLNIPPNPSMEEARKEAAAVMFGAIDELLAKTSVKPKDIGILIVNCSLFNPTPSLSAMIVNHYKLRGNIRSYNLGGMGCSAGLISIDLAKDLLQANPNSYALVISMENITLNWYFGNDRSKLVSNCLFRMGGAAVLLSNKSSDRRRSKYRLITTVRTHKGADDKCFSCVTHEEDANGKVGVTLSKDLMAVAGDALKTNITTLGPLVLPTSEQLLFFATLVGKKIFKMKIKPYIPDFKLAFEHFCIHAGGRAVLDELEKNLQLSPWHMEPSRMTLYRFGNTSSSSLWYELAYTEAKGRIRKGDRTWQIAFGSGFKCNSAVWKALRTIDSAKEKSPWIDEIDQFPVDVPRVSLF, translated from the coding sequence ATGGCAAGTTATCAAACCAATGTAGATTCAAGTTTTGAACAGGGCAAAATGACAGATTCAAGGCAAGGTACAGCATCAATGGGTTCTTCGTCGCGAAGCCTTCCTGATTTCAAGAAATCTATTAAGCTCAAGTATGTGAAGCTTGGTTATCATTACCTGATAACTCATGGAATGTACCTTTGCCTTACTCCCCTTGTTTTGCTGATTGCTGCTCAgctctccaccttctccttgCAAGACTTTTATGATATTTGGGAGCATCTGCAATACAACCTGATATCTGTCGTTCTCTGTTCGACTCTTCTTGTTTTCCTATCAACCCTTTACTTCCTCACTCGTCCTCGGCCAGTGTACCTTGTCAATTTCTCTTGTTACAAGCCTGAAGAGTCTCGGCAGTGCACAAAGAGGAAATTCATAGACCATTCCCGTTCGACCGGTTCTTTCACTGAGGAAAATCTTGAATTCCAGAGGAAGATCCTTGAGAGATCTGGCCTTGGGGAGACCACTTACCTTCCTGAAGCTCTCCTCAACATTCCTCCCAACCCTTCAATGGAAGAAGCTAGGAAAGAAGCTGCGGCTGTTATGTTTGGTGCCATTGATGAGCTATTAGCCAAAACCTCTGTAAAGCCTAAGGACATTGGGATTCTGATTGTAAACTGTAGTCTGTTCAACCCTACTCCATCACTTTCGGCAATGATTGTCAATCATTACAAGCTTCGGGGGAATATAAGGAGCTACAACCTTGGTGGAATGGGTTGCAGCGCAGGGCTGATCTCAATTGATCTTGCCAAAGATCTTCTCCAGGCCAATCCCAACTCCTATGCATTGGTCATCAGCATGGAGAATATCACATTGAATTGGTATTTTGGAAACGATCGATCGAAGCTTGTTTCCAATTGTTTATTTCGTATGGGAGGAGCTGCAGTTCTGCTCTCCAACAAAAGCTCGGACAGAAGAAGATCCAAATACAGATTGATCACCACGGTTCGCACTCATAAGGGTGCTGATGACAAGTGCTTTAGTTGTGTAACACATGAAGAAGATGCCAATGGCAAGGTTGGTGTTACTTTATCAAAAGATCTGATGGCTGTTGCTGGTGATGCTTTAAAAACCAATATCACTACACTGGGACCTCTCGTACTTCCGACATCAGAACAGCTTCTATTCTTTGCAACCTTAGTTGGGAAGAAAATTTTCAAGATGAAGATCAAGCCTTATATTCCAGATTTCAAGCTAGCTTTTGAACATTTTTGCATCCATGCTGGTGGTAGAGCAGTTTTGGATGAACTGGAGAAAAACTTGCAGCTGTCTCCTTGGCATATGGAGCCATCAAGAATGACCCTCTATCGTTTCGGAAACACATCCAGCAGTTCACTTTGGTATGAGCTGGCTTACACTGAAGCCAAAGGAAGGATCAGAAAAGGAGACAGAACATGGCAAATCGCATTTGGTTCTGGATTCAAGTGTAACAGTGCAGTGTGGAAGGCTCTCAGGACCATAGACTCTGCTAAGGAAAAGAGTCCTTGGATTGATGAGATCGATCAGTTTCCAGTGGATGTTCCTAGagtatctttattttaa
- the LOC106769152 gene encoding 3-ketoacyl-CoA synthase 11 isoform X2, with the protein MTDSRQGTASMGSSSRSLPDFKKSIKLKYVKLGYHYLITHGMYLCLTPLVLLIAAQLSTFSLQDFYDIWEHLQYNLISVVLCSTLLVFLSTLYFLTRPRPVYLVNFSCYKPEESRQCTKRKFIDHSRSTGSFTEENLEFQRKILERSGLGETTYLPEALLNIPPNPSMEEARKEAAAVMFGAIDELLAKTSVKPKDIGILIVNCSLFNPTPSLSAMIVNHYKLRGNIRSYNLGGMGCSAGLISIDLAKDLLQANPNSYALVISMENITLNWYFGNDRSKLVSNCLFRMGGAAVLLSNKSSDRRRSKYRLITTVRTHKGADDKCFSCVTHEEDANGKVGVTLSKDLMAVAGDALKTNITTLGPLVLPTSEQLLFFATLVGKKIFKMKIKPYIPDFKLAFEHFCIHAGGRAVLDELEKNLQLSPWHMEPSRMTLYRFGNTSSSSLWYELAYTEAKGRIRKGDRTWQIAFGSGFKCNSAVWKALRTIDSAKEKSPWIDEIDQFPVDVPRVSLF; encoded by the coding sequence ATGACAGATTCAAGGCAAGGTACAGCATCAATGGGTTCTTCGTCGCGAAGCCTTCCTGATTTCAAGAAATCTATTAAGCTCAAGTATGTGAAGCTTGGTTATCATTACCTGATAACTCATGGAATGTACCTTTGCCTTACTCCCCTTGTTTTGCTGATTGCTGCTCAgctctccaccttctccttgCAAGACTTTTATGATATTTGGGAGCATCTGCAATACAACCTGATATCTGTCGTTCTCTGTTCGACTCTTCTTGTTTTCCTATCAACCCTTTACTTCCTCACTCGTCCTCGGCCAGTGTACCTTGTCAATTTCTCTTGTTACAAGCCTGAAGAGTCTCGGCAGTGCACAAAGAGGAAATTCATAGACCATTCCCGTTCGACCGGTTCTTTCACTGAGGAAAATCTTGAATTCCAGAGGAAGATCCTTGAGAGATCTGGCCTTGGGGAGACCACTTACCTTCCTGAAGCTCTCCTCAACATTCCTCCCAACCCTTCAATGGAAGAAGCTAGGAAAGAAGCTGCGGCTGTTATGTTTGGTGCCATTGATGAGCTATTAGCCAAAACCTCTGTAAAGCCTAAGGACATTGGGATTCTGATTGTAAACTGTAGTCTGTTCAACCCTACTCCATCACTTTCGGCAATGATTGTCAATCATTACAAGCTTCGGGGGAATATAAGGAGCTACAACCTTGGTGGAATGGGTTGCAGCGCAGGGCTGATCTCAATTGATCTTGCCAAAGATCTTCTCCAGGCCAATCCCAACTCCTATGCATTGGTCATCAGCATGGAGAATATCACATTGAATTGGTATTTTGGAAACGATCGATCGAAGCTTGTTTCCAATTGTTTATTTCGTATGGGAGGAGCTGCAGTTCTGCTCTCCAACAAAAGCTCGGACAGAAGAAGATCCAAATACAGATTGATCACCACGGTTCGCACTCATAAGGGTGCTGATGACAAGTGCTTTAGTTGTGTAACACATGAAGAAGATGCCAATGGCAAGGTTGGTGTTACTTTATCAAAAGATCTGATGGCTGTTGCTGGTGATGCTTTAAAAACCAATATCACTACACTGGGACCTCTCGTACTTCCGACATCAGAACAGCTTCTATTCTTTGCAACCTTAGTTGGGAAGAAAATTTTCAAGATGAAGATCAAGCCTTATATTCCAGATTTCAAGCTAGCTTTTGAACATTTTTGCATCCATGCTGGTGGTAGAGCAGTTTTGGATGAACTGGAGAAAAACTTGCAGCTGTCTCCTTGGCATATGGAGCCATCAAGAATGACCCTCTATCGTTTCGGAAACACATCCAGCAGTTCACTTTGGTATGAGCTGGCTTACACTGAAGCCAAAGGAAGGATCAGAAAAGGAGACAGAACATGGCAAATCGCATTTGGTTCTGGATTCAAGTGTAACAGTGCAGTGTGGAAGGCTCTCAGGACCATAGACTCTGCTAAGGAAAAGAGTCCTTGGATTGATGAGATCGATCAGTTTCCAGTGGATGTTCCTAGagtatctttattttaa